A genomic window from Babylonia areolata isolate BAREFJ2019XMU chromosome 9, ASM4173473v1, whole genome shotgun sequence includes:
- the LOC143285573 gene encoding uncharacterized protein LOC143285573, translating into MVLFFEGADELDTYSQDQADNTADVSVIAVSSTPLPPVTKQPCRSATVTSAQESYETTVHNISVPLEPGPSVVMLPDLDTEDDGGQTCAVSPIPFMCTPVATCSSQSNTPNSRKVQESSFPTPQPSTSRAPSSSSSTSTSLPQDPPRTSKKRKHPSQQSDPSEESETELNKQFLKTQIQKNKEQTTLVILQQKKTKLEFRKLELQIAQLESLQPSVADDSLNG; encoded by the exons ATGGTTCTCTTCTTTGAAGGTGCTGATGAACTTGACACATACTCACAGGACCAAGCTGATAACACCGCTG aTGTATCTGTCATAGCTGTGTCATCAACTCCATTACCACCAG tgACAAAACAGCCATGCAGATCAGCTACTGTTACCTCTGCACAAGAAAGTTATGAAACAACTGTCCACAACATAAGTGTACCACTAG aGCCTGGACCCAGTGTTGTCATGTTGCCAGACCTGGACACCGAGGATGATGGTGGACAAACCTGTGCAGTCAGTCCAATACCATTCATGTGCACACCAGTCGCCACATGCTCTTCGCAATCTAATACCCCTAATAGTAGGAAGGTCCAAGAGTCTTCATTCCCAACACCGCAGCCTTCTACATCACGGgccccttcttcatcttcctccacaTCCACCAGCCTTCCACAGGATCCTCCAAGAACCAGTAAGAAGCGGAAGCACCCATCCCAGCAGTCAGATCCATCTGAGGAATCTGAAACAGAGTTAAATAAACAGTTTTTGAAAACTCAGATACAAAAGAATAAAGAACAGACAACACTAGTTATACTgcagcagaagaaaacaaaactagaaTTCAGGAAATTAGAACTCCAGATAGCTCAGCTCGAGTCTCTTCAGCCCTCAGTTGCAGATGATTCTTTGAATGGTTAA